A single region of the Triticum dicoccoides isolate Atlit2015 ecotype Zavitan chromosome 2B, WEW_v2.0, whole genome shotgun sequence genome encodes:
- the LOC119364908 gene encoding uncharacterized protein At4g17910-like yields the protein MEGLLDKPLNPNKLLKEQFVSNLTGSSLLEIAALSAIVPAVVVLRKWSSRDNIRRDSVKKNDDALAGHKDGVYYFSALVIDCLTVVLPILLIFTILAEWAYICAISLVAVISIYILFKRSQSHLKVQQHLPSLRADISSYRVSVVLVTCVSILAVDFKIFPRRYAKAETYGSGIMDLGVGSFVVANALVSRQARNVTSMRWKAALKSISPLVFLGFARLISTSGVDYQVHVGEYGVHWNFFFTLAAVSILTSIIRIHPKYCGIVGMLVLAGYQVWLNFGLNEYLTSHERSADIIGQNKEGVYSIFGYWGMYLIGVSLGYFLFHDLSSKGKIRSTQVVKVWVLAASFWILAIILDSYVERVSRRMCNFAYVMLVFGQNFQVISILTLAGSISHDKNLVLEESFNQNMLGAFLVANILTGLVNLSVDTLSASPIAAFMILVAYNFTLCMLAGLAQFSGVRIKFW from the exons ATGGAGGGCCTCCTCGACAAGCCCCTGAACCCCAACAAGCTTCTTAAGGAGCA ATTTGTGAGCAACCTGACGGGGTCGTCCCTGCTGGAGATCGCGGCGCTCTCCGCTATCGTGCCG GCAGTGGTGGTTTTAAGGAAATGGAGCAGCAGAG ATAATATTAGGAGGGATTCAGTGAAGAAAAATGATGATGCTCTTGCTGGTCATAAAGATGGAGTGTATTACTTTTCAGCGTTGGTTATAGATTGTCTCACTGTCGTATTGCCTATACTTCTGATTTTCACG ATCTTAGCTGAATGGGCTTATATTTGTGCAATTTCTCTTGTAGCTGTGATATCTATCTACATCTTGTTTAAAAG GTCTCAGTCTCATCTCAAGGTTCAACAACATCTGCCTTCTCTTAGGGCAGACATATCTTCTTACCGAGTGTCAGTG GTTTTAGTGACATGCGTGTCCATATTGGCAGTGGATTTCAAAATCTTTCCTAGACGGTATGCAAAGGCTGAAACATATGGTAGTGGCATT ATGGATCTCGGAGTAGGGTCTTTTGTAGTGGCTAATGCACTGGTGTCTAGACAAGCACGAAACGTAACCTCAAT gagatggaaggcAGCACTGAAGTCCATAAGTCCTCTAGTATTTCTTGGCTTTGCTCGTCTTATCTCTACATCAGGTGTTGATTATCAG GTGCATGTAGGAGAATATGGTGTCCATTGGAACTTCTTTTTCACCCTTGCAGCAGTTTCTATCCTTACATCCATTATCAGGATTCATCCTAAATATTGCGGGATAGTTGGTATGCTTGTTCTTGCAG GATACCAGGTATGGCTAAATTTTGGGTTGAATGAGTACCTCACATCTCATGAGAGAAGTGCTGATATCATTGGCCAGAATAAGGAAGGCGTGTATAGCATATTTG GATACTGGGGTATGTACCTGATTGGTGTATCTCTGGGTTACTTTTTGTTTCATGACCTTAGTTCAAAAGGAAAGATTAGGAGCACTCAAGTGGTAAAAGTATGGGTTCTCGCAGCATCATTTTG GATTTTGGCGATCATTCTTGACAGCTATGTTGAAAGAGTTTCTCGACGAATG TGCAACTTCGCCTATGTTATGCTTGTGTTTGGCCAGAATTTTCAG GTTATATCTATTCTCACACTAGCGGGGTCCATTTCACATGACAAGAATTTGGTTCTTGAGGAATCATTCAATCAAAATATGCTTGGGGCATTCCTTGTG GCAAATATCCTAACTGGTCTAGTAAATCTCTCAGTTGACACGCTTTCGGCCTCTCCCATCGCCGCCTTCATGATTTTGGTAGCATACAACTTTACTCTGTGCATGCTTGCTGGTCTTGCTCAATTTTCTGGTGTTAGGATAAAATTTTGGTGA